In one Acetobacter sp. genomic region, the following are encoded:
- a CDS encoding shikimate 5-dehydrogenase, which yields MKDADSMAKTAHPYRGGINRETRLCISLAGRPGNFGTRFHNYLYDRLGLNYLYKACTTDNIGAAVQGIRALGIRGAGISMPFKESCIPFLDNLRESASGIRSVNTIVNNDGHLSGYNTDYIAVRHLLEARLLNPHSPVVLRGSGGMGKTVAAAFRDMGFTNGVIAARNPVEGKTVADRHGWQWVEKPEPLASSCYNGSILVNVTPLGMAGALEATYLSFPESMVARASLVVEIVAMPVETPLVLAARHFGKPVITGNEVSALQALEQFVLYTGVRPENDLVADAARFANS from the coding sequence ATGAAAGACGCGGACAGCATGGCTAAGACAGCTCATCCTTATAGAGGCGGAATCAATCGTGAAACGCGTTTGTGCATTTCTCTTGCTGGCCGACCGGGTAATTTCGGCACACGATTTCACAACTATCTCTATGATCGTCTAGGTCTGAACTATCTCTACAAAGCGTGCACCACAGATAATATTGGCGCCGCCGTACAAGGCATTCGTGCACTTGGGATACGTGGCGCGGGAATTTCCATGCCATTCAAGGAAAGCTGCATCCCTTTCCTTGACAATCTGAGGGAGTCTGCATCTGGTATTCGATCGGTCAATACAATCGTCAACAATGACGGACATCTCAGCGGATATAATACTGATTATATCGCGGTTCGTCATCTTCTTGAAGCACGCTTGCTGAATCCGCACTCTCCCGTCGTGCTTCGAGGTTCGGGCGGAATGGGCAAGACTGTGGCCGCAGCCTTTCGCGACATGGGTTTTACGAACGGTGTAATTGCAGCCCGCAATCCTGTCGAAGGAAAAACTGTGGCTGACCGTCATGGCTGGCAATGGGTTGAAAAACCGGAACCTCTTGCATCGTCATGTTACAATGGGAGCATACTGGTGAACGTCACCCCGCTGGGCATGGCTGGCGCTCTGGAGGCAACATATTTGTCTTTCCCCGAATCCATGGTGGCGCGCGCGTCGCTTGTGGTTGAGATTGTCGCAATGCCTGTTGAAACGCCATTGGTTCTGGCTGCACGGCATTTTGGAAAACCTGTGATAACGGGCAATGAAGTCTCCGCTCTTCAGGCTCTGGAACAATTTGTACTCTATACCGGAGTGAGACCGGAAAATGATCTGGTCGCAGATGCAGCGAGATTTGCGAATTCCTGA
- a CDS encoding NAD(P)/FAD-dependent oxidoreductase, translated as MIRTIDAVVIGGGLHGLSCALQLARRGVSVAVLERRWIGRHASTANAGGIRTLNRDRRELDLALHSLELWRGLADSLGEDCGFQQVGQLRIAQNPTELAHEAQRVNSLQQAGYTHEEMLDKASLYTLLPSLAPHCAGASYAQGDGSADPHLTVNAYRRAAESAGVLLLEGHGVNALASEGLEWRVDTDHETFLAASVVIAAGAWSATLAGWAGEKVPACVKASMMTVTERVSEFSGPVIGCVGAALSLKQTRTGSLLIGGGLQGQADVKKERTCVDFHALATGMNTPLRLFPQLAGVRIARCWTGIEARTPDDLPIISPSSQLPGIFYCYGFSGHGFALVPVVGAVIADMIVSETSAHEKWPVNALSIGRFEHRKEDTNERRGQHG; from the coding sequence GTGATCCGCACAATTGATGCCGTGGTTATCGGTGGCGGCCTGCACGGACTGTCCTGCGCCCTGCAACTGGCACGACGCGGTGTTTCGGTCGCCGTACTGGAACGTCGCTGGATCGGACGTCATGCCTCCACTGCCAATGCCGGTGGTATCCGGACCCTGAACCGCGACCGGCGGGAACTCGACCTGGCACTCCACTCTCTGGAACTGTGGCGTGGCCTAGCTGACTCCCTTGGTGAAGACTGTGGTTTTCAACAGGTTGGACAGCTGCGTATCGCTCAAAATCCAACTGAACTTGCCCATGAAGCCCAGCGTGTAAACAGTCTGCAACAGGCAGGATACACACACGAAGAGATGCTTGACAAAGCATCTCTCTATACGCTGCTGCCATCTCTGGCCCCTCACTGTGCTGGTGCCTCCTATGCGCAGGGTGACGGGTCAGCCGACCCGCATCTGACCGTCAACGCATATCGACGCGCCGCTGAGAGCGCTGGAGTATTGCTGCTCGAAGGACATGGGGTGAATGCACTTGCTTCAGAAGGCCTGGAATGGCGTGTCGATACTGATCACGAGACTTTTCTCGCCGCATCAGTCGTCATCGCAGCGGGAGCCTGGAGCGCCACATTAGCGGGATGGGCCGGGGAGAAAGTTCCTGCGTGCGTAAAGGCGTCAATGATGACCGTTACAGAACGAGTCAGTGAGTTTTCTGGACCGGTCATTGGTTGTGTCGGAGCGGCGCTCTCTCTGAAACAGACGCGGACTGGAAGCCTTCTTATTGGCGGAGGCCTGCAGGGGCAGGCGGATGTGAAAAAAGAGCGTACATGTGTGGATTTTCACGCACTGGCGACTGGCATGAACACGCCTCTCCGTTTGTTTCCGCAACTCGCCGGAGTACGGATTGCCCGATGCTGGACGGGGATCGAGGCACGAACCCCCGACGATCTACCGATTATAAGCCCCTCCTCACAATTGCCCGGAATATTCTATTGCTACGGTTTCTCAGGACACGGCTTCGCTCTTGTTCCAGTTGTCGGCGCCGTTATCGCCGACATGATCGTTAGCGAAACATCTGCTCATGAAAAATGGCCTGTGAACGCACTCAGCATCGGGCGCTTTGAACATCGGAAGGAAGACACGAATGAAAGACGCGGACAGCATGGCTAA
- a CDS encoding FAD-dependent oxidoreductase — MAEFFDLVVIGAGPAGISAALTASDAGLHVAVVEEHFSPGGQVWRGADGPAARMWRRLPGVTAREASRFLTRFRHSDIRFFSQARAWEITSSGQVLVTDVNGNSFTLTSRKIVLATGAQERTVPFRGWTLPGVMTVGAGQILLKSSGVVPREPIWLAGQGPLIALYAVQLLAAGGSIAGILQTGAPVSWVRVLQTLPEAIWQCPGQIGKGLVRLAKIRLRRVRIFRDVEKIEALGSGKLEAVSFTDRKGITHHVDAAVLMVHEGLIPGVHPVLAAGGRLEWDETELCFRPILDEWGESTVPGLFVAGDAARIGGADAALYSGALAALRVAMQTGHAEEKALARKIRFHRKRFRQAMALRPLVTTLSRLRLEQLSPADDVMICRCESVNAGTICRASLTGSGMPDQVKAFTRTGMGACQGRQCALPLSVLLASTHNKSIAELGLFRVRAPFKPLKLGELASLSHESDIQ, encoded by the coding sequence ATGGCTGAGTTTTTTGATCTTGTCGTGATTGGTGCTGGTCCGGCCGGAATCAGTGCAGCTCTTACGGCTTCGGATGCGGGATTGCACGTCGCGGTTGTCGAAGAGCATTTTTCTCCCGGCGGGCAGGTTTGGCGCGGCGCCGACGGGCCGGCCGCAAGGATGTGGCGGCGGCTTCCCGGCGTCACGGCGCGCGAGGCCTCACGCTTTCTCACCCGTTTCCGACACTCTGACATCCGTTTTTTCTCTCAAGCACGAGCGTGGGAGATCACGTCTTCCGGGCAGGTTCTGGTCACAGACGTCAATGGAAACTCTTTCACACTGACATCGCGCAAAATCGTACTCGCCACGGGAGCGCAGGAACGGACCGTGCCTTTCAGAGGCTGGACACTTCCCGGCGTAATGACGGTCGGAGCAGGACAGATTCTGCTCAAAAGCTCTGGCGTCGTACCTCGTGAACCGATCTGGCTCGCGGGACAGGGACCGCTGATCGCGTTGTATGCGGTACAGCTTCTTGCTGCCGGTGGCAGTATAGCGGGAATTCTGCAAACCGGCGCACCAGTATCCTGGGTTAGAGTGTTGCAGACCCTCCCTGAAGCCATATGGCAGTGTCCCGGGCAGATCGGAAAAGGTCTGGTGCGACTGGCGAAGATTCGTCTCCGTCGGGTCAGGATCTTCCGTGATGTGGAAAAGATCGAGGCGCTTGGCTCCGGGAAACTCGAAGCAGTTTCCTTTACGGATCGCAAAGGCATCACGCATCATGTCGATGCCGCGGTTCTGATGGTTCACGAGGGACTGATCCCCGGAGTGCATCCTGTTCTGGCCGCCGGTGGGCGTCTGGAATGGGACGAAACGGAACTGTGTTTCCGGCCCATCCTTGATGAGTGGGGTGAGTCCACTGTACCGGGCCTGTTTGTTGCCGGGGACGCTGCGCGGATCGGCGGAGCGGATGCCGCACTGTACAGCGGAGCCCTTGCCGCCCTGCGTGTTGCGATGCAGACCGGACATGCTGAAGAGAAAGCTCTGGCTAGGAAAATTCGTTTTCATCGGAAGAGGTTTCGTCAGGCAATGGCCTTGCGACCACTTGTCACCACGCTCTCACGTTTGCGGCTGGAACAGCTTTCCCCAGCTGATGACGTCATGATCTGTCGTTGCGAGTCCGTCAATGCCGGGACAATCTGCCGCGCCTCCCTTACCGGCTCAGGCATGCCGGATCAGGTAAAGGCGTTCACACGCACGGGAATGGGCGCCTGTCAGGGACGACAATGCGCCTTACCGCTTTCAGTGCTGCTTGCTTCGACTCACAACAAAAGCATTGCAGAACTGGGATTGTTTCGTGTACGCGCACCTTTCAAACCTCTAAAACTTGGTGAACTGGCCTCCCTTTCGCATGAAAGCGATATCCAGTGA
- a CDS encoding (2Fe-2S)-binding protein, producing the protein MTVNFFRSPFAPPTNIRVMVDGQTVLALAGESVAAILLRTCDGPTGHDHAGRPRAPYCMMGICFECVAIVDGAASVRTCLIPARDGMNIQRQNGPYPLPDISCQGQAKRNG; encoded by the coding sequence ATGACCGTGAATTTTTTCCGGAGCCCATTTGCGCCGCCGACCAATATCCGGGTGATGGTCGATGGGCAGACCGTGCTGGCGCTGGCAGGCGAAAGTGTCGCCGCCATCCTTCTACGAACGTGTGATGGACCCACAGGACACGACCATGCCGGGCGGCCACGCGCGCCCTACTGCATGATGGGCATCTGCTTTGAATGCGTGGCGATCGTTGATGGTGCGGCCTCAGTTCGGACGTGCCTGATCCCCGCACGTGACGGGATGAATATCCAGCGCCAGAACGGTCCCTATCCGCTACCGGATATCTCCTGTCAGGGACAGGCGAAAAGAAATGGCTGA
- a CDS encoding SDR family NAD(P)-dependent oxidoreductase, whose protein sequence is MSQAKRSPSAGRVVMISGASRGIGAAIASRLATDGWLISAGLRNTAMASLGSPHITCFHDATDPTTEAAWVGETLAHFGRIDAVIASAGISIPGSILETDDQDLEQMLQINVRSPTRLVKAAWPALVAGGQGRVVLLSSMSGKRVKSPRSSTYAISKFAVTGLAAAVRRTGWADGIRSIVVCPGYVATDMTSKVAGWRPEDMTQPEDIAAMVSATLNLPNNASVSELCFTCQDEDMA, encoded by the coding sequence CGTGTTGTCATGATCTCCGGGGCGTCCCGGGGTATCGGGGCGGCGATCGCGTCCCGGCTTGCGACTGATGGCTGGCTGATCAGCGCAGGACTACGAAATACAGCGATGGCGTCACTGGGATCGCCTCATATCACGTGTTTTCACGATGCGACCGATCCCACTACGGAAGCAGCATGGGTCGGGGAAACGCTCGCCCATTTCGGCCGTATCGACGCTGTGATCGCCTCAGCAGGAATCTCGATCCCGGGGTCGATACTGGAGACCGACGATCAGGATCTTGAGCAGATGCTCCAAATCAACGTCCGGTCACCGACACGACTGGTGAAAGCCGCCTGGCCCGCCCTCGTGGCAGGCGGTCAGGGGCGCGTGGTTCTTCTGTCGTCCATGTCCGGAAAGCGTGTGAAATCACCACGATCTTCTACCTACGCCATCTCCAAGTTCGCCGTTACGGGTCTTGCCGCAGCAGTGCGACGCACGGGATGGGCGGATGGCATTCGTTCAATCGTGGTCTGTCCCGGCTACGTTGCGACCGACATGACCAGCAAGGTGGCAGGATGGCGTCCTGAAGACATGACGCAACCCGAAGATATCGCCGCCATGGTGTCGGCCACGCTCAATCTGCCCAACAACGCCAGCGTTTCTGAACTCTGCTTTACCTGCCAGGACGAAGATATGGCATGA